aattccTACAAagagacggaaagtagtgaaacaaagtgtttattaggaggaaaaaggtaTGTGTGAATAGATTCACATGGGcagactcagagagagagtcgTGCCCTTGTGGTAGTtggaatcacttatatggggcatctCTTCCAGGTTTCCTCTGGCCAATAATCTTGCTTGCCTGGCACTGGGTCCCTATTTGGTTTATCTCGGGGTCCTCCCCTGTATGCACACACAtgtcttagccaagatggattctagtgaagaggcctatgggtaggttgacatcacctcCTATGGGTtgcgccccctccctttttgacccccaaggagcctttctgtgcatgtgtagtcgggaaggtctccttgacctcaagaattagaaatatgtggtctctttatcttttatctgggcagggctcagctcatCCTTCATCTTAGAGTATCTATCCCCGGGGGGCAAACTCCAGCtactcagcctggggcccatctatctcttGCCtcaagatgataaattttatgtgtattttaccacaattaaaagtattttttaaatgatcaagtCACATAGTGGTTGTCAGGAATATAGTGTTATATAAACGTAAATAAAGACTACCTGTACCCATATAAATCAGATGGGGAGCTGGGGAGGCATCTTAAATCTTACCTCTCTCCCTTGGCGGGAAACGGCTGCCTCACATGCCTAAACCTGGCCCTCTATACATCCCTTGGAGCCCCTTGGCAGAGCGAAGGCTCTGGAACTCTGAGCAGGTTGGCCTATTAGTGAGCTGACGCTCCTCCTCTTGGACTCCTCAGTGGTAACCCAAATACAcagcctctctccccttctctttcaGAGGGTAAAGCATTTTAAGCTCTCTCTTGAACACTCTCTGAAGCCCTATAGGACCCTGCCTGTGGGGCTCTCCTGGATACAAAAGCCTTACcgtgtttcttgtttgtaggaaaaaatgCTTtggcctcctagaccttccctgagttccaaagggcagattcaaacagttattAATTAGGGaaatgagggaatgcagaaacaaaggaaaggcagtCAAAAAACAACAGTGCAGCAATAAaccagagtcctagttcctcttCAAGACATGAcaatatatctttgagttctaCAGGAACTAAGTCTGCCACCCAgctggaggatggtaacttcaggctgagcacaagattcctggaaccTCACCAccgaccaatcagaagaaagtcacacaccctgaaaccctcaccccaaattttgcctttaaaaactctttccCCAAAACCACTGGGGAGTTCAGGtttttttgagcatgagccatccattctccttgcttggccctgcaataaaatTTTCTCTGCTCTGTACTCCGAAGTTTTAGTTTGTTTGGTCTCACTGTGCGTCAGGCACACAAACTTGGGTTTGACAATATCTTCTCTAAGAAAAACCCCCTTGGTTCTTCATGGATCTTCCCCCTTGGTTCCCAGTCCCACAGTGAGCTTCCCTCTCTGCTGGCAGCCACCACCCAGAACTCAGAGTTCAGAGCTCCTCAGGAGGCTGACGTCCTTCTCCAAGGAAGCACTGATGGGTGGGGGGACAGGCCCCTCTTTTCCTCACCAGCTCCTTCCTTCAGGCTCCCAAGACCACCATGGCAGACTGTGCAGACATGCCAGGCCCTGGGTCCTCTGGCCAGTGGTAAGCCAGAGTCCTGCTAGTCAGAGCTCTTTTATTCATCCCAGGCCACAGTCTGGCTGGATCTACTTAATCTGGACATGacggggttttttttccttcaagatcaGAAGAAATCTAAACCATGTTAGGATGGGAAATAATTCCTCACATACCTAGTTGCCTTACTTTATCACTGGAGTCAATGAGCTCCCAAAATTGTGGAGAGTagactttgctttctttttcctgttctaCCTGGAATAGAGAAAGAGCTACCTTCATTGGCAGCTCTGTTAGTTGAGGAAAAGCTCTGAAATGATGACATTCTCCTATTGGGAAGGGAGATTTTCCATAGGAAAAGTTTACCAGTTTCCCTCATGTGCTTTCACTTGTTCTTTAACTCAATAAGCACACCTCCTATGTACCGGAcatttatcaaataaaattttctatttacaaAGACCTTCCAGCATCacagcatttcttttcctttttttaaaatctttattagattataattgttttacaatgttatgttagtttctgctgtacagcaaagtgaatcagctatatgtatacctatatcccctccctcttgggcctccctcccatcctccctatcccaaccctctacgtggtcacaaagcactgagctgatctccctgtgctatatggctgcttcccactagctatctattttacacatagtagtgtatatatgtcaatgctactttctCAGTTTGTCCCACCGTCCCCTGCCCGCCCTGTGCCCACAAGTATCACAGCATTTCTGATCCATAAACTGCACAGAACTTGAAATAAGAAATACTGTTGTCAAGGCTAAGCTAGCTCTGCTCGCCatacaacaggccaataaatcgggagatgaggtgttgaggcaaaGAATATGACTGTATTCAGAAAGccggcagaccaagaagatggtggactagggtCCCCCCAAAAGCATCTTAtcagggtctggatgccagtttcttttatagaacagagagggggaggaggtgaggaagtaaagtaaaaaggccatttaTCTTGCAAAACATCTCTTCGAATGGACTGCataggggaggggatgtgttaatttcttctcttctgcaaccattcacaggtgggcagggtcagaatgtctctctgtgagctgaacaaaggcactttagttaacagtcaggcagaggggcagggttccctgtgaCAGGCCACTATGTATGCTTACAGCTATAGACactgattataataacaaaaacaacaaaaagcaaaggttaaagtaaaagaaacagatccaacatggagtcagaacTGGCTCACCCCTGTTACAATATATCAAATCCCTGTTTTGCCATTAGAGGTTAgtacaacctctctgagcctcctagttctttttaaaaatgtggtaagACTGCCTGCCCTGCCACATTCACAAGACTGCCTACCGAAGAACATGGGAGTAATGatattattataaagaaaaagatttcttgttaaagaggaaaaagggaagcAAGATAGAAAGGTCAAGCCACCTTTTAGGGCAAAGCAGTCTAGAAACCCCATCTCAAGGCATACAGGGTATAGAATTGGCAAGGACATCTTCCCTCTGGATGCCCACCTCAGGGCTTACACACGATGATAGCCACTAACTCAAACTGAACATCTCAATCATGGTGTCTGCCCATGTCCATTTGTCCATTCTAGTGCAAACTAcacagcccccagcccacccccactgCCTTTTCAGGGAAGTAATTTAAGTTTCTCTTAAACAGGGGCTTGGACAAGGGGTGGACCCATTGATCCAAAGGCAGCTACACTCTAGACTGGCTGGCCACCCATGGAGTAGCCTGGTTTCATCCACAGGAACCATGGAAATTACCTGTCAATCAGACGATGTCCTTCAGATCTAGCCAGGAGAATACAGAACAACTGGCGATCAATGGTGAGAAAGGAAGAGGGTGGATATGATGGGAGGGGGATCAGGAGTCCCAGAATTGCCTCAAGACCTATGGTCTTCTGGCTCCTTACAGCTAACACTTTTCCCCTTGAAGTGGCCTGAGGCAGAGCTACCTTACAGAAATCTGGGTAACCCCAAAAGCCTTGGCAAGAGACAACTAACAGAGCTTCACTTAAGTGAAGACCCAACCTGACTTACTCCTCTGGCCAAGAGACATGCTTGGAATATCTGCAAGCATGGAATATCTGCACCAGAAAACACTCAACCAAAAATGCCTGAATATGAGgcactgcatttttttaaaaaaaacatctttattggagtataattgctttacaatggtgtgttagtttctgctttataacaaagtgaatcagttatacatatacacatgttcccatatctcttccctcctgcatctccctccctcccaccctccctatcccacccctctaggtggtcacaaagcaccgagctgatctccctgtgctacgtggctgcttcctactagctatctattttacgcttggtagtgtatatatgtccatgccactctctcacctcgtcacagcctccccctccccctccccatatcctcaagttcatgctctagtaggtctgtgtctttattcccatcttacccctgggttcttcatgaccttttttttttctttttcctagattccatatatatgtgttagcatactgtatttgtttttctctttctgacttacttcgctctgtatgacagactctaggtccatccacctcaccacaaataactcaatttcatttctttttatggctgagtaatattccatcgtatatatgtgccacaccttctttatccattcatctgttgatggacacttaggttgcttccatgtcctggctattgtaaatagagctgcaatgaacattttggtacatgactctttttgaattatggttgcatttctttttatttatttttttgctcaaaGGAAGATGGGATATTGGAGGAGGAACAAGTCACAAACTGGTACTACTCCAGCCCCGGAAGATCAGAAGTTAAAATCGTCACCATGAAATACTGTAAAATTTCAGAGGGTGGGGTATAATGGGGGAAGAGATCACCAGCAGGTACCCTACCCCAACACCCTGCTGTAGCATCTACACCCAACGGCCATGTTTCTGCTGAATTTGGGCTTTGGCAAGAGATACCAAAATATTAGAAGTATTATCAGCCTACCAAATCTAGTAGAAGCTACCACTCTCTTGGTCTGGGAGGAATTCATTATAATCAATGGCCAGGAGGCACCAATTGCAGGTGGAGAGCATTACCAAAAATGTTAAGACTTTGTGTGTAAGAGTGAAAATAGGAAGACAGAGGACACACATTGAACCACAGTAATAAATTCTCTAGGCTAAACATTTACATTATTCCATGTGCTTATACACAAAgctgacgtgtgtgtgtgtgtgtgtgtgtgtgtgtgtgtgtgtgtgtgtgtgtgtccacacaGACCCAGGCACAGTCTAGACCAATTTCCTTAGCCTCGTGAAGAAGAAGTATTGTAGAGGCCATGGACTGTCAGTCAAATAAAAAAAGGCATAGCTGCATTCAAATTAAGGATCAGAGAGAATTAATTCTGCTTTAATTtggctctttcctttctgaaAGAAATAAACCCAGGAAACATTAAATCGTTGGAATTTCTTACATGTTATTCAACAGCACCTCTGTTCCAGTTTTTGAGGATTCAGCAATTTGGTATTCTTCTAACGGTTTCTCCTTTTTGGCCTCTTAGTTTCAACCTCTCCAAGCAAGGAAGATTCCATTAGGCCGCTCCCTATGGATGCTCCCAAGCATCTTGGGATCCCTGGTCCAATCAGCTATAAGGCAAGATAGCCCCACTGGTTTCCTTATAAGGATGGATGCTGGTTATGAGGTTTAATGGCTTTTCTGGTGAAAATGTATTCCCCTATCACAAACCTATAGAATAATTTAAGCTGTCTGGACGACGCCAGTaatgaagaaataagtaaaagtaCAAAATACACCTAACCTCAATTACAGAGAATTCTGTCCTGTGAGGTCTCCCTTCCCGGCCCCAGCTTTCTGACCTATGCCTTGTTTTTTCTGCAGTTCTCAGTTTCCGAGGTTCTGGTCTCGGGATCCCTCATTACTCCCCTACCACTGCAATGAACTAACCATGTGGTGATCCTCCATGCCCACCCTTCCCCAAAGACTGACTCTCTAGGTCAAGGGCATGGGGAGACCTCTGGAAGGCCTCAGGAGCTCCCCAGCGACATCAGCAACAGCAGGTGAAGCACTTGGAAGCCCACTGCTCAGTGTTTCTAGTCTGCTAgtttaaacttgttttttttgttttttttttttttttttgcggtacgcgggcctctcactgctgtggcctctcccgttgcggagcacaggctctggacgcgcaggctcagcggccacggctcacgggcccagccgctccgtgtcacgtgggatcttcccggaccggggcacaaacccgcatcccccgcatcggcgggcagactctcaaccgctgcgccaccagggaagccctagtttactAGTTTAAAGGGAGGTTTTGgccaggtggggagggaagggaggactgTAGTAGGATGCAGAGTGGTCTGGCCCAGAGAGAGACAATTATACCAGTATAATAAATACGTTGACTGCGTATAGCTCTTTCAGTGTACTTCGAGCACTTTCACTTCTCATATTTTACTTTCACCCCCACAGGCCTGTATATCCAGAGTATCATTAGCAAGTTTTTATTGATGAGGAAGAGGAAGTTAAAGACCCACTCAGGAGTCTCCCGGATTCCTCTCCCTTTGCACTTTTATCTCCAGCACAAGTTTTCAAACTCCCCCATCTAGCCTTCAGGCCTTGGTTCTAATGTTGGTTTACACAGGTCCATAAACGCCTGTAAACAAAAGATCAAAGCAGAGTTCGCTCACGTTGATGTGGAGTGAAGACCTCAAGCAaccctctttaaaagaaaaaaatttttttaatcccagAGGGCCTGGCTCCAATTGAAGACCCCTGCCGCTCCCAGCTTCTTACGTGGGTGTTTAGGGAGAGACAATGGCCCCCGCGGGGCAGCAGCAGGAGGAATCCGGAGGCCTCTGCAGCGACTGCTTCCCCGCTAGGTTACTGCATCGAGGGCCCTGCCCGAGAGAAACAGTTCACTTCACCAAAACCTCAACACGGAGTCGCTTGGTTTCAAAAGAACGTCAACAcctccaccccaaaacaaacaaacaaacaaaaaactgggtTCTTTCATTCAGATGGAATTcggtttattttcatttctggtctttactaaacaaaaccaaagctctGGGTGCAGCGGGCGGGGCGGAGCAGGGTTTCCGGCGGCCGCGGCCTAGTCGCCGACGACGCGGTCCGGCGCCAGCAGCGGGATCTCCTCCAGCTTCTCGGGCCGCTTCCTGCGCCGCAAATAGCGCCGCCTCCACACCGCCAGCTTCTGCAGCAGCCTCCGCAGGCTCGCGAGGACCCAGCGGTCGCGCTTCTGGGCCGCCGGCCCGGGCCGCACGTACCAGGCCTTCTTCCTGCACGCACCAAGGGCCGCGCCCCGCGGGAAGAGCCACCGCCCGCACCAGCAGCCCGAGCAGAAGCCGCAGTCGTCCGCGCGCCGTCCCTCCTTCTTGGGCTTGGCGAACTCTGGGCCGCCCTGCTTCAGGCGCGCCATCCTCTCCAGCAGCCTGTGCCGCGCGCCGCCGCGCTGGGGGCCGCTGGACCGCGCGTCCGCCATGCCGGGCCTGGGCCTCTCCTACGTACAAGCGCGCCGGGTGGGGGCCGCGGCCCGAGACTAGGAAAACCCAAGGGCCGGGCGGCTCGGCAGAGGCCTCAAGACGCGGAAGGGCCGGTCTGCCACCTCCCGGAGTGCGCCCCGCGGCCTTCCCCAGTAGGCGTTGCCAAGGAGACCCGAACGCTGACCCCACAATGCCCGGCAGAGGCCTCCGCTCCGGGTACCAAACGCAACCCCCAGCCCCAGCAAGTGAGGAGACACCAGGATCCAGAGTCCCAAGTGATTCCTCGGTCCACCAGTTAGCCAGCCGAATTCGCTGTTATCTTCAGACACGGCCTCAAACAGACCAGAAGGGGTCTAGGAGGTTCCTGAGGTCCAGAGCCACGTTTACTGTATTAGGCATCGACCCAGAAGGTGGCTGCACAGCCTTCACCAGATCAAGGCTTGGATTTCAGTCCCACGCTTGTGTTGCCCTGGAGGCTTCCAGTATTTTGTGAACTGGTTTCAGGCGTCCTGTATTTTTCGGCCAGCAGGGAACCAGAGTTTCAGGAAAGCTCTCAAAAAGAAACCGTGATATTCTTCATCTGGCCTCACCTAAATGCCTCTAGCCTTGTAGGattatgattgatttttttttcaataagtttTTCTGATGGCAAACGTAAGATTTTTGTGGaatttttgaaaaacacaaatacagaaaaggaaacatccttttttcctgcttctttataCACTTTTGCACACTTGTTAATTTTGTCAAATTCAAGTAAGGAAAAGCTAAAATAATAGCTACCATGTAtcatgcttactatgtgctgagCACTCTTCCTagcattttgtataatttttctcatttattttgtagccCACTGACAAGTGAGCAGGTTCAGGAGTGAGTctgcctgagtttgaattctggctcccaCAGTTACTAGCtttaactttgggcaagttacctaacctctcagTGCCCAGTGCCTCAGTtgattcatctgtaaaattgataGAATAACAATGCTACCTCTCTGggagttgttgtgagaattaaatgagataagataCATAAAGCATTTAGCATACACTAGGCAGACAGTAAGTGCACAATGAGTCAATTATTTAtacaatcctcacaacaactcaaGTGAAGTGGTTCCCAAATGAAAAATTCCCACTTTGCTGACTGAGAAAACTAAAGCCTGTAGAGGTAAAATCGTTTACCTGAGATGACATAGCTTGTAAGTTAAGGAGACATGATTTAAACCCCAGATTCTTTGAACCCAGGATAGTAAATGACTCTGCTGCTGTTGAGCTTTCAACTATTTGCCCTACCAGTATAGCATGCCTTCTTCTAGTACATTTATCCTCGAAAACACCCACAGTCAATAGTTAGGGGTCAGCATTTAATATTTGTGTAGCCTTtggatgaaaaaaaacaaaacaaaacacaaaacaggaggggaaaaaaaaccccacaaacagcTATCCAGTCCTTATTTctagcaatttttaaatttccaatcaCCTTGGCAGGAAGGAGCCTTTCAGTTCCCATCACCCTCGAGTACACCCTAACAGTAAGCGTCCTTTGCGTTCCCCTCACCTTGGCATGACCACACGGGGCCAACCCCCAGAAGCCATTCCCCTTTAAGAACTGCTTTATGTTTCATTTGCCTCTTCCCCAGCTCTCCATGGGTGCCTCCTTGTATTCAGGctgtctgtgcttcctgcccCCTGAACCAAAGGGTGAGTGCAAGGTAAGTCCTGGCAGATATGGCTGGTAACAAAACAACAAGCCCCAACTCTGACATATTGTTTATATGAACAgtgcaaggaagagcagccaaGGATGCCAGCTCCCCGCAGCCGAGCACAGGGCAGCATTGAAACAGAAGGGCCAGAAGACTGCAACGCAAATGGAGGGACACCTTGTTGCTGAGGAGCTGACGCCAGGCTGCAGCTAGTTTACAGCCTGCAACTGTGCCCAAGAGCAGGGAGGACAAGGCAGAAAGTCTCCTGCATCATGGGAACCTGAGAGGGGATGACAAACTACCTCACAACCACCTCCCAGGAAGATAGGAGGCAAGTAGAAAATGGTCTTGCAGTTCCTTACAAGCCTCACATGGCCTTATGCTCCAGGAAGATTCCAGGCTGTTCGGCCAGGATGTGGCTTCAGCTACAACTCAAGCCTAGCCCGTGAGGCCTATGTGGATGTGTATGAGGTCCCCAGGGCACCATGACACAGCCATTTCCCTGCACAAACCAACTCACATGCTTCCTGAATCTTTTTCTagctgttatgggctgaattttgtGCCCTCGAAATCCATATGTTGACGTCTGAACCCgtagaacctcagaatgtgactgtatttgaagatagggtcCAAACAGGTAATTAAGTTacaatgaggtcatgagggtgagcactgatccaatatgactggtgcccttatGTGAAGATTAGAACACAGACATGCAGAGAGGGAAGACCCCatgaagacacaggaagaaagtGGCCTCCTccaggccaaggagagagacctcataagaaaccaaacctgccaacaccttgatcttggacttccagcctccagaattgtgagaagatAAACTTCTGCTgttgagccacccagtctgtggtattttgttaggtagccctagcaaacgaatacACTGGCTGACTGGCTTTGCCTCCTACTTTATTCTGCCTCCAGCCCCCTCCTGTTCCTCGGTCACTCCACCCTCGAGACACCAGGCGGCACCTGCTTGGCACCCCTGTGTGCAGGCTCCTCCTTACACAGGTTCACTGTATGGATGCTCTTGGTGCAACTCCTGCCAGACCTGTGCATCTGCCCCTGCTGTC
This genomic stretch from Kogia breviceps isolate mKogBre1 chromosome 1, mKogBre1 haplotype 1, whole genome shotgun sequence harbors:
- the C1H1orf202 gene encoding uncharacterized protein C1orf202 homolog; the protein is MADARSSGPQRGGARHRLLERMARLKQGGPEFAKPKKEGRRADDCGFCSGCWCGRWLFPRGAALGACRKKAWYVRPGPAAQKRDRWVLASLRRLLQKLAVWRRRYLRRRKRPEKLEEIPLLAPDRVVGD